The following are encoded together in the Malaya genurostris strain Urasoe2022 chromosome 3, Malgen_1.1, whole genome shotgun sequence genome:
- the LOC131437923 gene encoding uncharacterized protein LOC131437923 isoform X2 — protein MMSRRRRYDYLSVSMLGKKYETKRKKPARRSQGNLDKEHVYLNEFEDRISPELTAVPRSVFASTNETANQSLNPNIRQDEDNLNHDSFQLFNQFVRIETQNADELNSTVDSEIPNGIQHNGENIDESGNINDWNDFFNVFSKKNHSQFRVNSDIIIAEILFLVVNYYVRHNLSQDALEDLLKMLNVISGTKCFPENFETFASQFRNNPYDAKRVYFCTFCQYDFGTNLPKKGTLCPICKSQGHDFFVTIPIEPQLREMVLKYSLEIEQHSMEIENKNICDINRGRVARRLMKEHPEKHLTLSSNTDGAASRKSTTKKHFTRFSLHLTISRQYLDSTNTTF, from the exons ATGATGTCTCGAAGAAGACGTTATGATTATTTGTCGGTTTCTATGCTTGGAAAGAAGTACGAAACAAAG CGTAAAAAACCGGCACGTCGGTCACAAGGCAATTTAGATAAAGAACATGTATATTTGAACGAATTTGAAGACCGAATCTCTCCAGAACTGACAGCAGTGCCAAGGAGTGTTTTTGCGTCGACAAATGAAACAGCCAACCAATCGTTGAATCCCAATATTCGGCAAGATGAAGATAATTTAAACCACGATTCATTTCAACTTTTTAATCAATTTGTGAGAATAGAGACACAAAATGCTGATGAGTTAAACAGTACAGTTGACAGTGAAATACCCAATGGAATACAACACAATGGTGAAAATATCGATGAATCAGGCAACATTAACGAttggaatgatttttttaat gTGTTTTCGAAGAAGAATCATTCACAATTTCGAGTGAATTCGGATATAATTATAGCCgaaattttgttcttggttgtgAACTACTACGTTCGTCATAACTTGTCACAAGATGCACTAGAAGATTTATTGAAAATGCTAAATGTTATTAGTGGAACAAAATGCTTccctgaaaattttgaaacattcgcGTCTCAGTTCCGTAATAACCCATATGATGCCAAACGTGTTTATTTTTGTACATTCTGTCAATATGATTTTGGAACAAACCTACCCAAGAAAGGAACATTATGCCCTATTTGTAAATCACAAGGACATGATTTTTTCGTAACTATACCTATTGAGCCACAACTTCGTGAAATGGTACTAAAATATAGCCTGGAAATTGAGCAGCATTCCATGGAAATCGAAAATAAGAATATTTGTGATATTAATCGAGGACGCGTAGCAAGGCGTTTAATGAAAGAGCATCCGGAGAAACATCTCACGTTAAGTTCTAATACTGATGGTGCAGCGTCTCGAAAGAGTACGACAAAAAAACACTTTACCCGGTTTTCGTTACACTTAACAATCTCCCGCCAGTACTTAGATTCAACAAACACAACCTTTTAA